GCGAACCGCCCGCATAGAGAAAGGCGGCGGCCAGGAAGCAGGCGAGGAACACCCAGGAAAATTCCCAGGGCACGATCCACTTCATCACGCCGCCCGTCATCGCTACACCGCGCGCCGGCCACGCCGCGAGCGGCGCCACCCGTAGATGAGCCCCGCCAGCGCCACCAGGCCCGGCACCAGCACGATGTTGATGAACTTCAGGCGCAGACCGAGCGCGTCGATCTCCGCGTTCAACTGGTGCTGCACGTCGCGCAGCTCCTTGCCGATGGCGAGCTTGCGCTGGAGGTATTTCTCGACCTCGCGACGCTGCTCGGCCGTGGTGGTGCCGCCGCCGTTGCCCTTGGCGGGCTGCAATTCCGCGAGGCGGCGCTGGGTGTCGTAGAGCTCGGTTTCCAGCTCACGCTTCTTGACGAGGAACTTGCGATCGGCCGCGGCCTGCAACGAACGCACCTTCGTGAACGGACGCTGCAGGTTGGCCCGGCCGCGAATCGACAACAGCGCGCTCGAACCACCCATGTTATCGACGATGTTCGCGACGAAGTCGCCGTTGTTGGCGAAAGGTGTGAGCTGTTGCTGGCCCAGCAGCGGCTGGACGTCGATCCACAGGCGATCGGACAACATGTCGGTATCGGCCACCAGCATGATGTCGCCGACCGAAGCGGCCACGTCGAGGTGGCCCGGCCCCTTCCGCTCCGGGAACGCGGTATGGAAGACGTCGCGCAGGCGCGCGGCGAGCACATAGCGCTCGTGCGTCGGCTGATAGTTGTCCAGGAGCGTCGACGGGTCGCCCGCGGCGTCGCGCACGCGTTGTGCGGGCACCACGGTCGCTTCGTCGGAGGTCTGCACCAACGGCAGCAGGCGGGCCTTCGTATCGGCCGCCAGGTCGAAGAAACCCGCCGAGGAAAAGTTCACCCGCTGCAGGCTCGCCGTGACCACGTCGTCATGGTTGAGGTCCTGCGAGCCGAGGCCGAGCATCGCCGGGTGCGCCACGGTGTTGCCGTTGAGCTCGATGGTGAGGGCCTGCGAACGGTCGAGTACCACCTTCGTCGGATCGTAGACCACGCCCCATGTCTCGAAGAGCCGGCGCAGGTCCGAATCGTGGTCGTCGACCACGCCGTGCGAGTCCACGAGCGGCGCACTGTCCATCTCCGAATCCGGGTCGACGAACACCACGAGGCGGCCACCGCGCAATACGTACTGGTCGATGGCGTAGAGCGCGTCGTCGGACAGCTTTTTCGGATGGATGAGCAACAGCAGCTTGATCGACGGATCGATGCGCGTCAGCCCGGCCGGATCGATCGATACCACGTCGGCCAGTTGGTCGAGCTGGTGCACCACGGTCCAGGCCGGCTCGCCGATCACGAGGTTGCCCTCCACCGGCAGCGAACTGACGATGCCCAGGCGCGGTTTTTTCGGCATGCCCAGCTCGTAGAGCAGCTTCGCGATGTCGTACTCGACGAAGGCCTCGCGCGCCGGATCGAAGAACGGGATCGACTGCGGCGGCACCCCGCCCTGCCCGCCCGTGCCCACGAGACCGAAGAACACCCGTTCGCCGTTGCTGCCGCCGGTGGCCGGCGTGAGGCCATAGCTCTGCGCGGCGTCCTCGTCGTCGGAATACGGCACCGGGTCGATGACCCTCAGGCGGATGCGGCCATGGGCGCGAACGGCGATCTCGCGCAGCATTTCGTGCACGCGCTGCTCGTAGCTTCGCAGCTGGGGGAGGTCGCGGGTGGCGTGCTCGGAGAAATACAGCGTGACGGTCACGGGCTCGCGAAGCTCGTCGACGATCTTCAGCGTACCCGGGGTGAGCGTGTAGATGCGGTCGGAGGTGAGGTCGATGCGCGCCGTGCGCAGCGACATGGAGCTGAGCCCGACCGTCGCCATGAACAGCAGCGCGATGCCGGCCAACGCCAGCCGCAGGAGAAACGAGCGGGAAAGGTGCGGCTTGCGCATGGCGTCAGCGCGTCCTCTTCAGGTCGAGCACGACGACGCTCGCCGCGAGCCACGCCACGATGGTCGCGAAGAAATAGACCAGGTCGCGCAGATCGAGCACGCCGCGCGCGATGGCGCCGGCGTGGCGCGAAAGGCTCAACTGGCCCATCGCGCCGATCAGCTTCGGCGGCACGGTGTCCTGCAGGAAATCGAGCACCTGCGGCTGGCCCACGAGCAGCAGCAGGAAACACACCGACGCGGTGAGGATGAACGCCACGATCTGGCTGCGCGTCACCGTCGACATGCACACGCCGATCGAAAGAAACGCGCCGGCCATCAGCCAGCTTCCCACGTAGCCCGCCAGGATCACGCCGTTGTCGGGATCGCCGAGGTAGTTCACCGTGATCCAGATGGGAAAGGTCAGGGCGAGGCAGATGCCGATGAACGCCCAGGCGGCGAGGAACTTGCCCAGCACCGCCTGGGAAATCGTCACCGGGAGCGAGAACAGCAGTTCGAGCGTGCCGGACGCCCGCTCCTCGGCCCACATGGACATCGTCGCCGCCGGCACGAGCACCAGGTAGAGCCATGCGTGCATGTCGAAGAAGGGCTGCAGGTCGGCCAGCCCGCGATCGTAGAAACCGCCCGTGTAGAACGTGAGCAATCCCGCCATCACGAGGAAGATCACCATGAAGACGTACGCCACCGGCGTGACGAAATAGCTCCACAGCTCGCGGCGCGCGATCGCCGTCACGGCACTCATGCGTTGCCTCCCCGCGGAACGGTGGTGATCTGCCGGAACACCTCGTCGAGTCGGCCGCGCTCGAGCTGGATCTCCGACACCTCGAGGTTCTGCGTGCGCAGGAGCGCCTGCACGTCGTCGAGGATGGGCTGGCCGGGGCGGGGAAAGACCGTGACGCGACCGTCGAGCGGATCGACCTCCACCATCGATACGCCCGGGATGCGCGCCAGCATTTCGCGCGACACGCCGCTACCCGCCGCGCTGAACGAGACGGCGCCGTGGTAGCGCGAACGCGCCTCGAGTTCGGCGGGCGTGGCGTCGGCCAGCAGCTTGCCGTTGGCGATGATCGCCACGCGGTTGCACAAGGCGTGCACCTCTTCCAGCAGGTGGGTGGAAATCAGGATCGTGCGTTCGCGCGCCATGGCATCGATGAGCATGCGCACGGAATGCTTCTGGTTGGGATCGAGGCCGTCGGTCGGTTCGTCGAGCATCAGCACGGGGGGATCGTGCAGGATGGCCTGGGCAAGGCCCACGCGACGACGCAGGCCCTTGGAGAGCGTACCGATGGTCTGCTCCAGGACTTCGTCGAGTTCCAGCCGCATCACCACCTCGTCGAAGCGGCGATAGGCGATGTCACGCTCCAGGCCCCGTACGCGAACCATGAACGCGAGGAATTCGCGGACGGTCATTTCGCCGTAGCTCGGCGCGCCCTCGGGCAGGTAGCCGAGCGCTCGCTTGGCCGCCAGCGGCTCCTTGCGCACGTCATGGCCGCAGACGCGGGCCGTGCCGGAGGTGGGCGTGAGAAAGCCGGCGATCATGCGCATGGCGGTGGATTTGCCTGCCCCGTTGGGGCCCAGCAGGCCCAGCACCTGGCCAGGCTCGGCACGCAGGGTCAGGGCATCGACCGCGGTCAGCGGGCCGTAGCAGCGGGTGAGTCGGTCGGTTTCGATCATCGGTGCCCAGTGTAGCCATAGCCGATGGAGGTGTGTCGCTTGCCTCGGCCGAAGACGCTGGGCTCCTGCCTTCGCAGGAGCGACGTGAGTTCTTACCGTGCACAACGATGAATCATGGACCTCGACGCTCCTGCGAAGGCAGGAGCCCAGCGTCTCTCGCCAGGACGAAGCGCCGCCCTTCAACAAAAAAGCCCCGGACGAAGCCGGGGCTTTCTTCTGGACCGAACCGCCCGATTACTGCGCGGCGGCGGTGCTGGCCGGGGCCGGGGCGGTGCCCGCCGGGGCCGGAGCCGAGGAGGAACCGGCCGGGGCCGTGTCGTCCAGGCCCGGCTGCTTCATGCCGGCTTCCTGTTCCGGGGTCTGGTCCGGAACGTTGTCACCCTGCAGCGGCAGGTAGATCTCGAACTTCTGCTCGTCGTATCCCTCGATGGTGCCCTTGTTGTTCGTGGGGGCCTTCACCTGGATGTCGTACGCGCGGTAGGTGACGTCGTCGAACTTGTAGCCGTGGGTCTGCGAGTAGGCCTCGAGCATCTGGCGGGTCTGCGGCAGTCCGGCGCCAGTGCCGTTCCACTCGGCCTTGAGCGCCTTGCCGCCGAAGGCCAGCACGGCCTTGACGTTGCCGTCGACGATCACGCGGCCGAGCTTGTCCTTGCTGCCCGGGGCAGCGGCGGCATCGGCGGCCGGCGCGGCGCCAGCGGCGGTGGACGCCTCGGCGGGCGCGGCGGCGTCGAGCGACGGACGCTGGGCGGCGGTCAGTTCGACGTCCTGGCCGTTGATCTTGAGCGTGGTGGCGTCGATCTCGGCGGCCACGTCGAAGGTGTAGTTCTGGTCACCCCAGTTGGTGGTGAACGTGATGCGCGGGCTGACGATGTTCACGCCGAGCTTCTTCGCGGCGGCCTGGATCTCGGCCATGGCCTTGTCCGAGGCGGTGTCGACGTCGTCGAGCGTGCGCGGCGCGGTGGTCGAGACGAACAGGATCGGCTTGGCCGGCTGGTCGACGATCGACGGCACCATCTTGCTGTAGTCGATGTTCGGGATGGCCGCCATCACGTTCTGGAGGTTCGAGAGGCTGAACTGGATCAGCGCATCCGGATCGCCATGGATGTAGAGGTTGGAGAAGCGGTCGACCAGGTTCCAGCCGTAGGTGACGTCGTACGACCAGTTCACCTTCACGAGCTTCTGGCTGCGGCCGGTACGCTCGAGCTTGATGGTGAACTTCTTGTCGTGGCCGCGCCAGCCGTTCTCGAGGTTCCAGACGATCGTGCCCTTGCCGGCGTCGGTGACGGCGGCGAAGGAGGGATCGACCGAGGCGATTTCGAGGGAGCCGTCGCCCACCTTCTTGTCGTCCGCCTTCCAGGCGATCTTGGCGCCCGGGCCGTAGGCCTTGCCGGACAGCTCGAACTGGACCTTCGGATCGAACGAGCGAAGGACCGTGTAATCAGGGAAACGACGGAAGTTGCTGAAAACGTCGTAGACCTGGCGCAAATCCTTGCTGATGAGCATTTCGCGCTCGACGTGTCCGGTCGAGGGCATGGCGACGCCAACGACGACGCCAAGAATGGCGACGATGACGATGGCGACAATGAATTCTAGCAGACGCGTCATTCCACGGTTCTCCGAACGTCTTTGAACAGGCTCCACGCACGGTTGTGGACCCGGCGGTCACCCCTGAAGAATCGGCCCGTGGCAGGGGTTCGCCCGCGCCGAAAGGACTGATGGTACTTGCTCGCGGCGGGGAACGCCATTGGGTCCCCTGCCCTTTTTTGCAAGCTGGCACAAGTCGGTTTTCGGCCGGAGAAGCCGTGGGCGCCCGGCCCGGTCAGCTACGGGTCAGACGATGCCCAGTTCCAGGGCCTTGAGCACCGCCCGGGTACGGTCGCGGACGCCCAGCTTGGAAAGGATGTTGGAGACGTGGTTCTTCACCGTGCCTTCGGCCACGCGCAGCGAATTGGCGATTTCCTTGTTGCTGTAGCCGCCGGAAAGCAGGCGGAGGATCTCGGTCTCGCGCTCGGTCAGCGGGTCGGGCTGTTCGAGGCTGGTGAACTGGTTCTGGATGCGGCCCACGCCGGCGAGCAGGCGCTGGGTGACCATGGGCGCCACCAGCGAACCGCCGGCCGCGACGGTGCGCACGGCCTCGACGAGCTGGTCGAGCGAGACGTCCTTGAGCAGGTAGCCGCGCGCACCGGCCTTCAGGCCCGAGAGCACGAGCTGGTCGTCGTCGAAGGTGGTGAGGATGATCGTGGGCGGCAGTTCGTTGCGCCCCCCGAGCGCCTGGAGCACCTCCAGGCCGCTCATGTTGGGCATGCGCAGGTCAAGCAGCACCACGTCGGGGCGTACCTGCGGAATCGTCTGCACCGCCTGGGCCCCGTCGGCGCACTCGGCCACCACGCGGATGTCGCCGGCGAGGTCGAGCAGCGAACGGATGCCCTGGCGAACCAGGTTCTGGTCATCAACGAGGCAGACGGAAATCATGGGTGACCCTCGACGTGGGTGGTAAGTGTGGCATGCGACGGTCCTTCCTGATCGTCGGAAAGCCCGGTATCCAGGGCCGGCCGCGCGGGGGCATGGGCCAGCGTGGGCTCTTCGCCCAGGGGTAGCCGAGCGACGAGCCGGAAGCCGCCGCCCTCGGCCGTGCCGATGTCCAGCGTGCCGCCGAATTCGGCCAGGCGCTCGCGCATGCCGTTGAGGCCGTTGCCCGGCTTGATGTCGCCCGCGCCCGTGCCGTCGTCGCGCGCCTCCAGGCGCAGTTCGTCCGGGCCGCTGTGGCGGAAGGTGAGCCACAGGTTGCGGGCCTTGGCGTGGCGCACGGTGTTGGTCAGCACCTCCTGCACGCAGCGCAGCAGCATCTGCGCGCGGCGCGGATCTTCCACGCCGAAGCGCTGCGGGATGCCCAGGTGGACGTCGAGGCCCGGCACGCCCTCGGTGAGGCTGCGCAGCGCCTGGGTAAGGTCGATGGCGTCGTCCTGACGCAGTTCGCTCACCACTTCGCGCACGTCGGCCAGCAGCTGCTTGGCGGTGGTCTGCGCTTTCACCACGTGCTCGCGCGCGGTGTCGTTGGTGAGATGGCTGGCCACCTCGAGGTTGAGCGTGAGCGCCGTGAGGTGGTGTCCCACCAGGTCGTGCAGGTCGCGCGCGATGCGCATGCGTTCGGCGATGCGGGTGGATTCGGCCAGCAGCGCCCGCGTGGCGCGCAGTTCGGAATTGAGGCGGCGAAGCTCCTCGCGTTCTTCCGCCTGCTGGTTGGCCACCATGGAGAAGATGAACATCAGCGCGGAGAAGCCGAAATACAGGCACGACTGCATGAGCGCACCGACGAACGTGAGCTGGAAGCTCATGAACATCGGCACCAAGGCCAGGTGCGCGGCCACCATCCAGGCCATGCCGATGGGCATGCTGACCAGCCATGGCACGACCGAGGCGACCATCGTGAGCAGCAGCGCGGCCAGTCCGCTCTTGCTGATCACGCCCACCGCCAGCGCGGTTCCGGAGAGGATCAGCAGGACGGTGAGACGGGTGACGCCATCCGCGCGCAGGCCCAGGTCGCGGGTGAACAGCCAGTAGACCAGCCCGAAGACGAGGTAGCACGCCGTCCACGTCAGCAGCGCGATGTCGCCGATCTGGTTGGGACCGTTACCGACGCGCTGGATCGACAGGGGCAGGCCCACGCAGAGGAACACGAAATACGTGGCGTACCTGAGCAGGCGGACGTGGTTGAGCTGAATCGTGGACATGCCCGGCATCATAGGGCTTCGACGGCGCACCGCCACCTGACGGAGGTCACGTGTGGCCCCGGACGGCACGGGCGTATCCAAGCACCGGCTTTACAACGGTTTTACATCTTCCCGGCAAACGCCACACCCCGGCATGGCGTGTCATAATGCGGCCATCCGGCGGCCTGGGGCCGCCTCCTTCCCAGACCTTTTGCGGAGCAACGAATGGCCCCTGCCATCCGCGACGTGCGCGAGCACGATCTGGATGCCGTGCTGGCGCTCAACAACGCCGGCGGCCCCAGCATCCTCGCCACGGACCCCAGCCGGCTGCGCCACCTGTTCGACATCGCCGATTATTTCCGCGTGGCCGAACAGGACGGCCGCCTGCTCGGCTTCCTCATCGCCATGCGCGAGAAAGCCGGCTACCACAGCACCAATTTCCGCTGGTTCCAGTCCCGTTACGACAGCTTCGTGTACATCGACCGCATCGTGATCGCCCCCGAATCGCGTGGCCACGGACTGGGCCGCATCTTTTATTGCGATGTACAGAGTTTTGCCGAGGTACGCGTGCCGCTCCTGACCTGCGAAGTCTTTCTCGAACCCCGCAACGACCAGACCGTGCTCTTCCACGGCACCATGGGCTTCCAGGAAGTCGGCCAGCAACAGATGGGCGAAGAAGGCCCCAAGGTGAGCCTGCTGGCGCGCGAATTGCCGAGCTTCCCCTTCGTGCGCGAGCGTTACCTCGACCAGGGCGGCCTCCCGGACGTCGACTGGCTTCGTGGCCGCGTGCTGCCGGAGGCTCGCGCATGAGCG
This window of the Luteibacter aegosomatis genome carries:
- a CDS encoding ABC transporter permease, encoding MSAVTAIARRELWSYFVTPVAYVFMVIFLVMAGLLTFYTGGFYDRGLADLQPFFDMHAWLYLVLVPAATMSMWAEERASGTLELLFSLPVTISQAVLGKFLAAWAFIGICLALTFPIWITVNYLGDPDNGVILAGYVGSWLMAGAFLSIGVCMSTVTRSQIVAFILTASVCFLLLLVGQPQVLDFLQDTVPPKLIGAMGQLSLSRHAGAIARGVLDLRDLVYFFATIVAWLAASVVVLDLKRTR
- a CDS encoding GldG family protein yields the protein MRKPHLSRSFLLRLALAGIALLFMATVGLSSMSLRTARIDLTSDRIYTLTPGTLKIVDELREPVTVTLYFSEHATRDLPQLRSYEQRVHEMLREIAVRAHGRIRLRVIDPVPYSDDEDAAQSYGLTPATGGSNGERVFFGLVGTGGQGGVPPQSIPFFDPAREAFVEYDIAKLLYELGMPKKPRLGIVSSLPVEGNLVIGEPAWTVVHQLDQLADVVSIDPAGLTRIDPSIKLLLLIHPKKLSDDALYAIDQYVLRGGRLVVFVDPDSEMDSAPLVDSHGVVDDHDSDLRRLFETWGVVYDPTKVVLDRSQALTIELNGNTVAHPAMLGLGSQDLNHDDVVTASLQRVNFSSAGFFDLAADTKARLLPLVQTSDEATVVPAQRVRDAAGDPSTLLDNYQPTHERYVLAARLRDVFHTAFPERKGPGHLDVAASVGDIMLVADTDMLSDRLWIDVQPLLGQQQLTPFANNGDFVANIVDNMGGSSALLSIRGRANLQRPFTKVRSLQAAADRKFLVKKRELETELYDTQRRLAELQPAKGNGGGTTTAEQRREVEKYLQRKLAIGKELRDVQHQLNAEIDALGLRLKFINIVLVPGLVALAGLIYGWRRSRRGRRAV
- a CDS encoding ABC transporter ATP-binding protein; this translates as MIETDRLTRCYGPLTAVDALTLRAEPGQVLGLLGPNGAGKSTAMRMIAGFLTPTSGTARVCGHDVRKEPLAAKRALGYLPEGAPSYGEMTVREFLAFMVRVRGLERDIAYRRFDEVVMRLELDEVLEQTIGTLSKGLRRRVGLAQAILHDPPVLMLDEPTDGLDPNQKHSVRMLIDAMARERTILISTHLLEEVHALCNRVAIIANGKLLADATPAELEARSRYHGAVSFSAAGSGVSREMLARIPGVSMVEVDPLDGRVTVFPRPGQPILDDVQALLRTQNLEVSEIQLERGRLDEVFRQITTVPRGGNA
- a CDS encoding polyketide cyclase codes for the protein MTRLLEFIVAIVIVAILGVVVGVAMPSTGHVEREMLISKDLRQVYDVFSNFRRFPDYTVLRSFDPKVQFELSGKAYGPGAKIAWKADDKKVGDGSLEIASVDPSFAAVTDAGKGTIVWNLENGWRGHDKKFTIKLERTGRSQKLVKVNWSYDVTYGWNLVDRFSNLYIHGDPDALIQFSLSNLQNVMAAIPNIDYSKMVPSIVDQPAKPILFVSTTAPRTLDDVDTASDKAMAEIQAAAKKLGVNIVSPRITFTTNWGDQNYTFDVAAEIDATTLKINGQDVELTAAQRPSLDAAAPAEASTAAGAAPAADAAAAPGSKDKLGRVIVDGNVKAVLAFGGKALKAEWNGTGAGLPQTRQMLEAYSQTHGYKFDDVTYRAYDIQVKAPTNNKGTIEGYDEQKFEIYLPLQGDNVPDQTPEQEAGMKQPGLDDTAPAGSSSAPAPAGTAPAPASTAAAQ
- a CDS encoding response regulator: MISVCLVDDQNLVRQGIRSLLDLAGDIRVVAECADGAQAVQTIPQVRPDVVLLDLRMPNMSGLEVLQALGGRNELPPTIILTTFDDDQLVLSGLKAGARGYLLKDVSLDQLVEAVRTVAAGGSLVAPMVTQRLLAGVGRIQNQFTSLEQPDPLTERETEILRLLSGGYSNKEIANSLRVAEGTVKNHVSNILSKLGVRDRTRAVLKALELGIV
- a CDS encoding GNAT family N-acetyltransferase codes for the protein MAPAIRDVREHDLDAVLALNNAGGPSILATDPSRLRHLFDIADYFRVAEQDGRLLGFLIAMREKAGYHSTNFRWFQSRYDSFVYIDRIVIAPESRGHGLGRIFYCDVQSFAEVRVPLLTCEVFLEPRNDQTVLFHGTMGFQEVGQQQMGEEGPKVSLLARELPSFPFVRERYLDQGGLPDVDWLRGRVLPEARA
- a CDS encoding sensor histidine kinase produces the protein MSTIQLNHVRLLRYATYFVFLCVGLPLSIQRVGNGPNQIGDIALLTWTACYLVFGLVYWLFTRDLGLRADGVTRLTVLLILSGTALAVGVISKSGLAALLLTMVASVVPWLVSMPIGMAWMVAAHLALVPMFMSFQLTFVGALMQSCLYFGFSALMFIFSMVANQQAEEREELRRLNSELRATRALLAESTRIAERMRIARDLHDLVGHHLTALTLNLEVASHLTNDTAREHVVKAQTTAKQLLADVREVVSELRQDDAIDLTQALRSLTEGVPGLDVHLGIPQRFGVEDPRRAQMLLRCVQEVLTNTVRHAKARNLWLTFRHSGPDELRLEARDDGTGAGDIKPGNGLNGMRERLAEFGGTLDIGTAEGGGFRLVARLPLGEEPTLAHAPARPALDTGLSDDQEGPSHATLTTHVEGHP